The Lysinibacillus pakistanensis genome includes a window with the following:
- a CDS encoding DUF485 domain-containing protein: MANISGNKNVESVDYSAIEAMESFNKFVKKKNTFLFSITAAFLILYILLPILAFQPVLQQKFIGNITGVWIYSAGLFIMTIVLCTVYVKKASSFDKAAAAVLAEYHAKGGK; encoded by the coding sequence ATGGCAAACATTTCTGGTAACAAAAATGTAGAATCAGTTGATTATAGTGCAATTGAAGCTATGGAATCGTTCAACAAGTTCGTGAAAAAGAAAAATACCTTTCTTTTCTCAATTACAGCAGCATTTTTAATTCTTTATATCTTGCTGCCAATCCTTGCTTTCCAGCCTGTACTACAACAAAAATTCATCGGAAATATTACAGGTGTTTGGATTTATTCAGCAGGGTTATTCATTATGACAATCGTACTTTGTACAGTATATGTAAAAAAAGCTTCTTCATTCGATAAAGCTGCAGCAGCCGTGCTAGCAGAATATCATGCGAAAGGTGGAAAATAA
- a CDS encoding SHOCT-like domain-containing protein, which translates to MKEEITRVLTMIQEGKIDADKGLELIQALQEKEETGNKSFEKTTSYLDKTLKIRVVSAENDNVTVNLPIKLVKVVLMAGHSIAASIPQSEKYVKDIDINLIIEAIENELDGQIVDIKSANGDSVAVFIE; encoded by the coding sequence ATGAAAGAGGAAATTACAAGAGTGTTAACAATGATTCAAGAAGGGAAAATTGATGCGGATAAAGGATTGGAACTCATTCAAGCATTACAAGAGAAAGAAGAAACAGGCAATAAGTCTTTTGAAAAAACTACTAGCTATTTAGATAAAACATTAAAAATCCGTGTTGTCTCAGCAGAAAATGATAACGTCACAGTCAATTTGCCTATTAAACTTGTTAAGGTAGTATTAATGGCTGGACATAGCATTGCAGCTAGTATTCCACAGTCGGAAAAATATGTGAAGGATATAGACATAAACCTTATTATAGAAGCAATCGAAAACGAATTAGATGGCCAAATTGTTGATATTAAATCGGCAAACGGGGATTCCGTTGCGGTCTTTATTGAGTAG
- a CDS encoding TatD family hydrolase: protein MLIDAHIHLDQYQDNEIPSLLEAAEYVIAVSMNLASCEKTWMLSKTYKNVKAAFGFHPEQVLPSKMEMDALFNWIRQHAHEMIAIGEVGLPYYLKQEKSIDYRPYTALLERFILLAKELDKPIILHAVYEDAAFVCDLLEKHQVTKAHFHWFKGDEKVIERMIQNGYFISVTPDCTYEEEIQQLITRYPIELIMVETDGPWPFEGLFENKRTSPWMMNHSIAAIASIKGILTQEAAQIITQNTRSFYNLS from the coding sequence ATGTTGATTGATGCTCATATTCATTTAGATCAGTATCAAGACAACGAGATACCCTCTTTACTAGAGGCGGCTGAATATGTTATTGCTGTCAGTATGAATCTTGCATCATGTGAAAAAACATGGATGCTATCGAAAACCTATAAAAATGTAAAGGCTGCATTTGGCTTTCATCCGGAGCAAGTCTTACCTAGTAAAATGGAAATGGATGCTTTATTTAATTGGATACGTCAACATGCTCATGAAATGATAGCAATAGGGGAAGTAGGTTTGCCTTATTATTTAAAGCAAGAAAAATCTATTGATTATCGTCCATATACAGCATTATTGGAAAGGTTTATTTTGTTAGCAAAGGAATTAGATAAACCAATTATTTTACATGCCGTTTATGAGGATGCAGCATTTGTTTGTGATTTGCTTGAAAAACATCAAGTAACGAAAGCCCATTTCCATTGGTTCAAGGGAGATGAGAAAGTAATAGAACGCATGATCCAGAATGGCTATTTTATTTCTGTTACACCTGATTGTACATATGAGGAGGAGATTCAACAGCTTATTACGAGATATCCAATCGAGCTAATCATGGTAGAAACGGATGGGCCTTGGCCATTTGAAGGTCTTTTTGAAAATAAACGTACATCTCCCTGGATGATGAATCATTCTATAGCGGCTATTGCATCAATAAAGGGGATATTAACACAGGAAGCGGCTCAAATAATTACACAAAACACTAGATCATTTTACAATCTATCATAA
- a CDS encoding autorepressor SdpR family transcription factor — MTLNLTFKALSDPTRRKILDLLMDKDLTAGEIADHFQMTKPAISHHLGLLKQGDLVWDERQGQHVVYSINTTVLQEVMKWFMQFNNNKGKGEEQL; from the coding sequence ATGACGTTAAATCTTACATTCAAAGCGCTCTCCGACCCGACTAGACGTAAAATTCTTGATCTGCTTATGGATAAGGATTTAACGGCTGGGGAAATAGCCGATCATTTTCAGATGACAAAGCCTGCGATTTCTCATCATTTGGGCTTGCTTAAGCAAGGGGATTTGGTATGGGACGAAAGGCAAGGGCAGCATGTTGTTTACTCAATCAATACTACTGTATTACAGGAAGTAATGAAGTGGTTTATGCAATTCAATAATAACAAGGGAAAGGGAGAGGAACAATTATGA
- a CDS encoding acetyl-CoA carboxylase carboxyltransferase subunit alpha produces MSKNLAFEEPVVQLREKIDELKTIATEADVDMTSEIEKLETRLTQLEQSIYANMKPWDRVQVARHPERPTTLQYIEAMCENFIELHGDRTFGDDAAILGGIALFEEQPVTIVGHQRGKSTKENIRRNFGMPHPEGYRKALRLMKQAEKFKRPIICFIDTKGAYPGKAAEERGPSEAIARTLSEMAILTVPVISIVIGEGGSGGAIALGVANRVFMLENSTYSVISPEGAASILWRDGSLGKQAAEAMRITAPDLKELDVIDGIIPEITGGAHRNVAKQASYIKECISVTLKALNSLNGEQLIEDRYEKFRKIGQYTEV; encoded by the coding sequence ATGTCTAAAAATTTAGCTTTTGAAGAACCAGTAGTACAATTACGAGAAAAAATTGATGAATTAAAAACGATTGCTACAGAGGCAGATGTAGATATGACAAGCGAAATCGAAAAGCTTGAAACACGTCTAACACAGCTAGAACAATCTATTTATGCCAATATGAAGCCATGGGATCGTGTACAGGTTGCTAGACATCCAGAACGACCAACTACTTTACAATATATAGAAGCTATGTGTGAAAACTTTATTGAGTTACATGGAGATCGTACATTTGGTGATGATGCAGCTATTCTTGGAGGAATTGCTCTCTTTGAAGAACAGCCCGTAACAATTGTTGGACATCAACGCGGAAAATCAACTAAAGAAAATATTCGACGAAATTTTGGTATGCCACACCCTGAAGGATATCGTAAGGCATTACGCTTAATGAAGCAAGCTGAGAAATTTAAGCGCCCAATTATTTGTTTTATTGATACAAAAGGAGCCTATCCGGGTAAGGCAGCCGAGGAACGCGGCCCAAGTGAAGCCATTGCTAGAACTCTCTCTGAAATGGCGATTCTAACAGTACCAGTTATTAGTATTGTTATTGGGGAAGGCGGAAGTGGGGGTGCCATTGCATTAGGGGTAGCTAATCGCGTCTTTATGTTAGAGAACTCAACGTATTCGGTTATCTCGCCTGAAGGGGCTGCATCGATCTTATGGCGAGATGGTAGCCTAGGGAAGCAAGCTGCAGAAGCAATGCGTATAACAGCACCTGACTTAAAAGAGCTCGACGTTATTGATGGAATAATCCCTGAAATAACTGGTGGAGCACACCGCAATGTTGCGAAGCAAGCATCTTATATAAAAGAATGTATAAGCGTCACACTAAAAGCATTGAATTCTCTAAATGGCGAACAATTAATTGAAGATCGCTATGAGAAATTCAGAAAGATTGGACAATATACAGAAGTTTAA
- a CDS encoding thiamine-binding protein yields the protein MANSLISVQIIPKTEKYEDVIPFVDAAIAIIDASGVKYEVHPLETTMEGELTTLLQIIERMNIKMIELGAINVITQVKILYQPSGITMDTLTEKYQ from the coding sequence ATGGCAAACTCATTAATCAGTGTGCAAATTATTCCGAAAACAGAAAAATATGAAGATGTTATTCCATTTGTTGATGCGGCCATTGCTATTATTGATGCCTCAGGCGTGAAATATGAGGTGCACCCTTTAGAAACAACAATGGAGGGTGAGCTGACAACGTTATTACAAATTATTGAACGAATGAATATTAAGATGATAGAGCTTGGTGCCATCAATGTTATTACACAAGTGAAAATTTTATATCAACCATCCGGTATTACAATGGATACATTAACGGAGAAATACCAGTGA
- a CDS encoding solute symporter family protein, which produces MSFTAIFFFVAIVGLTLVITWWASKRTSSASDFYTAGGGLTGWQNGLAIAGDYLSAASFLGIAGAVALFGFDGFFFSIGYLVAYLVVLYIVAEPLRNLGKFTLADMITARFDSSKVRGTAALSTITIVLFYMIAQLVGAGALIQLLLGIDYWIAVLIVGVMMTTYVLFGGMTATSWVQIIKACLLMLGTVIISFLVLKEFGFSIATMFKDMSTATESGAAYLNPGLKYTNGIDTISMLIALVLGTAGLPHILMRFFTVKDAKTARSSVIWATWIVGIFYVLTIFLGFGAAKFVGKEAIIEANAAGNMAAPLLAEALGGDILFSFVCAVAFATILAVVAGLVLSGASALSHDIYGQIIKKGKITEKEQVLAARIGSITISIVSILLALGAQTLNVAFLVSLAFCIAGSANLPVIIYTIYWKRFNTAGAVTAMLTGLISALVLVAVSPNIWNPVEGKAIFVGEPLIMLTNPALILVPLGFLGGFIGTLLSKESDDKKYREVDVKANTGISVQDVSH; this is translated from the coding sequence ATGAGTTTTACAGCCATATTCTTTTTCGTTGCCATTGTAGGTTTAACATTAGTTATTACATGGTGGGCATCTAAACGTACTTCTTCAGCAAGTGACTTCTATACTGCAGGCGGTGGATTAACAGGCTGGCAAAATGGACTAGCTATTGCTGGTGACTATTTATCAGCAGCCTCTTTCTTAGGAATCGCAGGTGCAGTTGCATTATTTGGATTTGATGGATTCTTCTTCTCTATCGGTTATTTAGTAGCCTACTTAGTGGTATTATACATTGTTGCAGAGCCATTACGTAACCTTGGTAAATTTACTTTAGCTGACATGATTACAGCGCGTTTTGATAGCTCAAAGGTTCGTGGTACAGCAGCTTTAAGCACTATTACAATTGTTTTATTCTACATGATTGCACAACTAGTTGGTGCAGGAGCACTTATTCAATTACTTTTAGGGATCGACTATTGGATTGCCGTGTTAATCGTAGGTGTTATGATGACAACTTATGTATTATTCGGTGGTATGACTGCTACATCTTGGGTACAAATTATTAAAGCATGTCTTTTAATGTTAGGTACTGTCATTATTTCATTCTTAGTATTAAAAGAGTTCGGCTTCAGCATTGCTACAATGTTCAAGGATATGTCAACTGCTACTGAAAGCGGTGCAGCTTATTTAAATCCTGGTCTTAAATATACAAATGGTATTGATACAATTTCAATGTTAATCGCTCTTGTATTAGGTACTGCTGGTCTTCCACACATCCTAATGCGCTTCTTTACAGTAAAAGATGCGAAGACAGCTCGTTCTTCAGTTATTTGGGCTACATGGATTGTAGGTATCTTCTATGTACTAACAATTTTCCTAGGCTTCGGTGCAGCAAAATTCGTTGGTAAAGAAGCTATTATTGAGGCAAACGCAGCTGGTAACATGGCTGCTCCACTTCTTGCAGAAGCACTTGGTGGCGACATTCTATTCTCATTCGTTTGTGCGGTAGCATTTGCAACAATTTTAGCGGTAGTAGCAGGTCTTGTACTTTCTGGAGCGTCTGCCCTTTCTCATGATATTTATGGTCAAATCATTAAAAAAGGAAAAATTACAGAAAAAGAGCAAGTACTTGCAGCTCGTATCGGTTCGATTACAATTTCAATTGTTTCTATCCTTTTAGCACTTGGTGCACAAACATTAAACGTAGCGTTCTTAGTATCACTTGCATTCTGTATTGCAGGTTCTGCTAACCTACCAGTAATCATTTATACAATTTATTGGAAACGCTTTAACACAGCTGGTGCTGTAACGGCAATGTTAACAGGCTTAATCTCTGCATTAGTACTTGTTGCAGTGTCACCAAACATCTGGAATCCAGTTGAAGGAAAAGCAATTTTCGTGGGTGAACCGTTAATTATGTTAACAAATCCAGCATTAATTTTGGTACCTCTTGGTTTCCTTGGTGGTTTCATTGGAACATTACTTTCTAAAGAAAGTGATGACAAGAAATATCGCGAAGTGGATGTTAAAGCAAACACAGGTATTTCTGTACAAGACGTATCTCACTAA
- a CDS encoding DUF2089 domain-containing protein, producing the protein MAYKVITNCPVCSQTLKITKLQCSYCHTTIENEFELSKLATLSKDQLHFVEVFLTCRGNIKDVEKELGISYPTVRGKLTDIISSLGYVQKKKNEVDKKKVVTMLENGEITPEEAIKLLKEE; encoded by the coding sequence ATGGCATATAAAGTAATTACAAATTGTCCTGTCTGCAGTCAAACATTGAAAATTACAAAGTTGCAGTGTTCCTATTGCCACACTACGATTGAAAATGAGTTTGAATTATCGAAGCTGGCAACCTTGTCAAAGGATCAGCTTCATTTTGTGGAGGTATTTTTAACATGCAGAGGGAATATTAAAGATGTTGAAAAGGAACTAGGGATTTCGTATCCAACGGTTCGAGGTAAGCTAACTGATATTATTTCTTCCCTTGGCTATGTACAAAAGAAGAAAAATGAAGTAGATAAGAAAAAGGTTGTAACCATGTTGGAAAATGGTGAAATCACACCTGAAGAAGCCATTAAGCTTTTAAAAGAAGAATAA
- a CDS encoding ABC transporter ATP-binding protein: MLSVQNIDKSFDSLQVIQDLSFEVKDGEFVAIIGPSGSGKSTLFQLIGGVSSIDKGAILLDGTDIQQKRGTIGYMPQQPCLLPWRTILENVTIVEELQQKPNVELAKEWLAKVGLASFINAYPNELSGGMQQRVSFIRAIVSDKPILCLDEPFSALDEFTRLEMQAWLLSIWEKYRKSILFVTHSIEEALFLADRIIVLSKRPATIKKEIIVPFARPRQEKIRHSETFTALKEQLFMFLKEEKDDAYVD, from the coding sequence ATGCTAAGCGTTCAAAATATTGATAAATCCTTTGATTCTCTTCAGGTCATTCAAGATTTATCCTTTGAGGTAAAGGACGGTGAATTTGTGGCAATCATTGGTCCATCTGGTAGCGGGAAAAGCACGCTATTTCAACTAATTGGTGGTGTTTCTTCTATTGATAAGGGAGCCATTTTATTAGATGGTACAGATATACAGCAAAAAAGAGGAACTATTGGCTATATGCCTCAGCAACCCTGCTTACTACCATGGCGAACCATTTTAGAAAATGTCACAATTGTAGAGGAGCTTCAGCAAAAGCCGAATGTGGAACTTGCCAAGGAGTGGTTAGCAAAAGTGGGTCTTGCTTCATTTATTAATGCCTATCCGAATGAGCTATCTGGCGGTATGCAACAACGAGTGTCCTTTATCCGTGCAATAGTTAGTGACAAGCCTATATTATGCTTAGATGAGCCATTTTCTGCACTAGATGAGTTTACGAGACTGGAAATGCAGGCTTGGCTATTATCCATTTGGGAAAAATATCGAAAATCCATTTTATTTGTTACCCATAGTATTGAGGAAGCGCTATTTTTGGCAGATCGGATTATTGTGCTATCAAAACGGCCAGCAACAATTAAAAAAGAAATAATTGTTCCTTTTGCACGACCACGACAAGAGAAGATTCGTCATTCTGAGACATTTACAGCATTAAAAGAGCAATTATTTATGTTTTTAAAAGAAGAAAAGGATGATGCTTATGTTGATTGA
- a CDS encoding ABC transporter permease, which yields MKQAIQKGRSIIFIAFLLFIWELIVRLADIPHWLLPSPSAILTEGIRSFETFMPHAFATVQLALLGLTIGICCGLAVAVLLHRFSFIRELFYPILIMSQNVPILVLAPLLIIWFGFGLLPKLIIICLVCFFPIVIAAMDGFRQTSPELKHYFEMIGATKAQTFWKLEWPFAYPSIFSGIKIAATYSVMGAVIAEWLGAKKGIGVYMTLAQSSFRTDRVFVAILAIICLSLVLFSAIRLLEKIIVKGRGFHAKRSKY from the coding sequence ATGAAGCAGGCAATACAAAAGGGAAGGTCGATAATTTTTATCGCCTTCCTCTTATTCATATGGGAGCTAATCGTGCGTTTAGCAGACATCCCACATTGGTTATTACCGTCACCAAGTGCTATTTTAACAGAAGGGATACGATCGTTTGAAACATTTATGCCTCATGCCTTTGCAACAGTACAATTAGCTTTACTAGGACTTACGATTGGCATATGTTGTGGACTAGCAGTTGCTGTTCTCCTACATCGTTTTTCATTTATTCGAGAGCTATTTTATCCCATTCTTATTATGTCACAAAACGTTCCAATACTTGTCCTAGCGCCCTTGTTAATTATTTGGTTTGGCTTTGGTTTATTACCTAAGCTTATCATTATTTGCCTGGTATGCTTTTTTCCGATTGTTATTGCAGCAATGGATGGCTTTCGTCAAACCTCACCAGAGTTGAAGCATTATTTTGAGATGATTGGGGCAACAAAGGCACAAACCTTTTGGAAGCTAGAATGGCCATTTGCATACCCATCTATTTTTTCGGGCATTAAAATTGCCGCTACCTACAGCGTTATGGGGGCTGTTATTGCGGAATGGCTAGGTGCTAAAAAGGGGATAGGAGTCTATATGACATTGGCACAGTCATCATTTCGTACAGATCGTGTGTTTGTGGCCATTTTGGCTATTATATGCTTAAGTTTAGTGTTATTTAGCGCTATTCGACTGCTAGAAAAAATCATTGTGAAGGGGAGAGGATTCCATGCTAAGCGTTCAAAATATTGA
- a CDS encoding solute symporter family protein — MNLVSVGFFLAIVGLTLVVTYIAAKRTSSAADFYTAGGGLKGWQNGFAIAGDYLSAAAFLGVSGAIALTGFDGFFFSVGYVVANLVLLYVIAEPMRNLGRYTLADMLTARFNEKRIRGVAASGTIIIVILYMIAQLVGAGALIKLLFGIEYWIAVLIVGVMMTTYVLFGGMTATSWVQIIKASLLLFGTGLLATLVLVKFDFSLMKMFDTIAVDHGEKFLVPGIKYTSTVDSVSMMMALVLGTSGLPHILMRFFTVKDAKTARSSISWTTWITAIFFSLTIFLGFGALNFVGIDKILAESKAGNTAAPLLAQFLGGDVLMAFIGAVAFATILAVVSGLVLTGASAISHDIYGEIIKGGKLTEKQQVLAARTGSISIAIVSIILALFAQNLNVSFLVSFAFCIGASANLPVILYTIYWKKFNSTGAVSAMVTGLVSCLILGAMGPNVWSPVEGAAIFVGNPIVPLAVPAIITIPLGFIAGYLGSVLSSSKVSQAEADRIYKEIRVKANTGVSVSDISH; from the coding sequence ATGAACTTGGTATCTGTTGGTTTCTTTTTAGCAATTGTTGGATTAACACTTGTTGTTACCTATATCGCTGCAAAGCGCACGTCGTCTGCAGCGGATTTTTATACTGCTGGAGGAGGCCTTAAAGGCTGGCAAAATGGTTTTGCGATTGCTGGTGATTATTTATCTGCAGCCGCATTTTTAGGTGTATCTGGTGCAATTGCTTTAACAGGTTTTGATGGCTTTTTCTTCTCTGTTGGTTATGTAGTAGCAAACTTAGTTCTATTATATGTAATTGCAGAGCCAATGCGTAATTTAGGTCGTTATACATTAGCTGATATGCTAACTGCTCGTTTTAATGAAAAACGTATCCGTGGAGTTGCAGCTTCAGGAACAATTATTATCGTTATTCTTTATATGATTGCTCAACTAGTAGGTGCTGGTGCTCTTATTAAACTTTTATTCGGGATTGAATATTGGATTGCTGTGTTAATCGTCGGCGTGATGATGACAACTTATGTATTGTTTGGCGGTATGACTGCTACATCTTGGGTTCAAATCATTAAAGCAAGTCTTCTATTATTTGGGACAGGTTTATTAGCTACACTGGTATTAGTTAAATTTGATTTCTCTCTTATGAAGATGTTTGATACAATCGCTGTTGATCACGGTGAAAAATTCCTTGTACCAGGGATAAAATATACAAGTACGGTTGATTCTGTTTCGATGATGATGGCCCTTGTTTTAGGTACATCTGGTTTACCACATATTTTAATGCGCTTCTTTACTGTTAAAGACGCAAAAACTGCTCGGTCTTCTATTTCATGGACTACTTGGATTACAGCTATTTTCTTCTCATTAACTATTTTCTTAGGCTTTGGTGCATTAAATTTTGTAGGAATAGATAAAATACTTGCTGAAAGTAAAGCAGGTAACACTGCTGCCCCACTTCTTGCTCAGTTCTTAGGCGGAGATGTGTTAATGGCATTTATCGGTGCAGTAGCATTTGCCACTATTTTAGCTGTTGTTTCAGGCCTAGTTTTAACAGGTGCTTCTGCGATTTCTCATGATATTTATGGTGAAATTATTAAAGGTGGTAAATTAACTGAAAAGCAACAGGTTCTTGCAGCTCGTACTGGCTCTATTTCGATTGCCATTGTATCGATTATCCTTGCTTTATTTGCGCAAAACCTAAATGTATCGTTCTTAGTTTCCTTTGCATTTTGTATTGGTGCTTCAGCAAATCTACCTGTTATTCTTTACACAATTTATTGGAAAAAATTCAATTCCACAGGTGCTGTATCAGCAATGGTAACTGGTTTAGTATCGTGTTTAATTTTAGGTGCGATGGGACCAAATGTATGGAGTCCTGTTGAAGGAGCGGCAATCTTTGTTGGTAACCCTATTGTGCCTTTAGCCGTGCCAGCCATTATTACAATTCCACTTGGCTTTATCGCTGGTTACTTAGGTTCTGTTCTTTCCTCTAGCAAAGTTTCACAGGCAGAAGCAGATCGCATTTACAAGGAAATTCGTGTTAAAGCAAATACAGGTGTATCTGTTTCTGATATTTCACATTAA
- a CDS encoding SCO family protein, with translation MKKKSIMLALILALSSILAACGSYKFEPEMNIEVQDFSVTNQHNEKVNLENFKGKPWLAMFIFTNCNTICPPMTFNMTDVQKALKDKGLEDYQIVAFSVDPEVDKPDVLTNYLKTYSIPDESKWQLLTGYDQKFIEQFAMKSFNSHVKNDPNSDQVIHMGRYYLVNADGTVVKDYDGTTDVPVDTIVADIKALSK, from the coding sequence ATGAAAAAGAAAAGTATAATGCTTGCATTGATACTAGCATTAAGTAGCATTTTGGCTGCTTGCGGTAGCTATAAATTTGAACCAGAAATGAATATAGAGGTACAGGATTTTTCAGTAACAAATCAACACAATGAAAAGGTGAATCTAGAGAATTTTAAAGGCAAGCCATGGCTGGCGATGTTCATTTTTACAAACTGTAATACCATATGTCCACCAATGACGTTTAATATGACAGATGTCCAAAAAGCGCTAAAGGATAAAGGCTTGGAAGACTATCAAATTGTAGCTTTTAGCGTTGATCCAGAAGTTGATAAACCAGATGTTTTAACGAATTATTTAAAAACATACTCAATCCCGGATGAAAGCAAATGGCAGCTATTGACTGGCTATGATCAAAAGTTTATTGAACAGTTTGCAATGAAATCGTTTAATTCACACGTAAAAAATGATCCAAATTCTGACCAAGTTATACATATGGGAAGATATTACTTAGTCAATGCAGACGGTACAGTTGTTAAAGATTATGATGGCACAACAGATGTACCAGTTGATACAATTGTGGCAGACATAAAAGCTCTATCAAAATAA
- a CDS encoding DUF485 domain-containing protein: MANNQANKGVVIDYDAIANQQSFKALVRRKNSFLWSMTVIFLAAYMLLPILTSYTTILHQKAFGEITWVWVYAAGLFIMTWGLCHLYVAKANSYDKEAKAIIAEYENGGGRR; encoded by the coding sequence ATGGCGAACAATCAAGCAAACAAGGGCGTCGTGATTGACTATGATGCAATTGCAAATCAACAATCGTTTAAAGCACTTGTACGAAGAAAGAATTCATTTCTTTGGTCTATGACTGTAATCTTTTTAGCAGCATATATGTTGCTACCAATTCTTACTTCGTACACGACAATTCTACACCAAAAGGCATTTGGGGAAATCACTTGGGTGTGGGTTTATGCAGCAGGATTATTCATTATGACATGGGGGTTATGTCATTTATATGTAGCAAAAGCAAATAGCTACGATAAAGAAGCAAAGGCGATTATCGCTGAATATGAGAACGGAGGTGGCCGCCGATGA
- a CDS encoding ABC transporter substrate-binding protein, which produces MKKWLLVLMATLLTLAGCSEKKDANKDEHALKKISVVLDWAPNTNHTGLYVAKKLGYFEEQGLDVDILQPGDAGADQLVASGKAQFGVSYQEGITQARVQGVPLVSIAAIIQHNTSGFASIASKGITSPKKFEGKTYGGWGAPLEQAVLQSLMQTENADINKLDIINAGDIDFFTMMKKDIDFAWIYYAWTGIEAELRGEKLNMLYLTDYSDQLDYYTPVLATNEKMIKDDPKTVEAFVAAVAKGYEYAISNPSEAADVLLEAVPDLDKDLVHKSQEWLADKYQDDAAQWGEQKLAVWENYAKWMTSNNVLEGEFNAEQAFTNDFLPKKETK; this is translated from the coding sequence ATGAAAAAATGGTTATTGGTTCTTATGGCTACCCTTTTAACATTAGCGGGCTGTAGCGAAAAAAAGGATGCCAACAAGGATGAGCATGCATTGAAAAAGATATCTGTTGTACTCGATTGGGCACCAAATACAAATCATACAGGGTTATATGTTGCTAAGAAATTAGGTTATTTTGAAGAGCAGGGCTTAGATGTTGATATATTACAACCTGGTGACGCAGGAGCGGATCAGCTTGTAGCATCTGGCAAGGCACAATTTGGCGTAAGCTATCAGGAGGGAATTACACAGGCTCGTGTACAGGGTGTACCTCTAGTATCGATTGCAGCGATTATTCAGCATAATACTTCTGGCTTTGCCTCAATAGCTTCTAAAGGCATTACATCACCGAAGAAATTTGAAGGGAAAACATATGGCGGCTGGGGAGCTCCATTAGAGCAGGCCGTACTACAATCATTAATGCAAACTGAAAATGCGGATATTAATAAATTAGATATTATTAATGCTGGTGATATAGATTTCTTTACAATGATGAAAAAAGATATTGATTTTGCATGGATTTATTATGCTTGGACTGGGATTGAAGCTGAGCTTCGTGGTGAAAAACTGAACATGCTGTATTTAACAGATTATAGTGACCAACTGGATTATTATACACCCGTTCTTGCTACAAATGAAAAAATGATTAAGGATGATCCAAAGACCGTTGAAGCATTTGTCGCTGCCGTGGCAAAGGGCTATGAATACGCGATCAGTAATCCAAGTGAGGCGGCAGATGTTTTACTTGAGGCAGTACCTGATTTAGATAAAGATCTTGTGCATAAAAGTCAGGAGTGGCTGGCAGATAAATATCAGGATGACGCTGCTCAATGGGGCGAGCAAAAGCTAGCTGTCTGGGAAAACTATGCGAAGTGGATGACTAGCAACAACGTTTTAGAGGGCGAATTTAACGCAGAACAAGCATTTACAAACGACTTTTTACCGAAAAAGGAGACGAAGTAA